From the Variovorax terrae genome, the window CCTGGCGACAACGTGACGATCACCGTCAAGCTGATCGCCCCCATCGCCATGGAAGAAGGCCTGCGCTTTGCCATCCGCGAAGGTGGCAAGACCGTGGGCGCCGGCGTCGTCGCCAAGATCATGGAGTGATTGAGAGCTGAAGGGGTATAGCTCAATTGGCAGAGCGTCGGTCTCCAAAACCGAAGGTTGTAGGTTCGATTCCTACTGCCCCTGCCACCTGATCCAGGGGGATCGGTTGCCCAAAAGCCCGCCAGGCTCCTGGCGGGCTTATGCGTCTAGAGAAGGCGCGAAGAAGTTACAGGAAATTTGGTAGTTATGGCCACTTCACAAGTAGAAACCGTCAGTACCGGCGCCGACAAGGCGAAGCTGGCTGTGGCCGTGGTCCTGGTGATCGCGGCGCTGGTGGCGTTTTACCTGCTGGGCAAGCAGGGTCCGGTCGCGCAGTGGGGCGCCCTGCTGGTGGGCCTGGGCGCGGCGGTCGTCGTGTTCGTGACGGCCGAGCCGGGCAAGGAATTCGTGGCCTTCGGCCGCGATGCCTGGCGCGAAGTCAAGAAGGTGGTCTGGCCGACCCGCAAGGAAGCCATCCAGATGACGGCCTATGTGTTCGCCTTCGTGGTGGTCATGGCGCTGTTCCTCTGGCTCACCGACAAGACGCTGGAATGGCTGTTCTACGACGTGATTCTGGGATGGAAGAAATAATGAGCGAAGTCGAGACCTCCGCGGTGGATTCCGTTCCCGGCACGCCCGCCAATCCGGACCTGCGCTGGTACGTGGTGCATGCCTATTCGGGCATGGAGAAGGCGGTCGAGCGCAACATCATCGAGCGCATCAACCGCGCGGGCATGCAGCACAAGTTCGGCCGCATCATGGTGCCCACCGAAGAAGTGGTCGAGATGAAGAACGGCCAGCGCAAGACCACCGAGCGCCGCTTCTTCCCCGGCTATGTGCTGGTGGAAATGGTGATGGACGACGAGACCTGGCACCTGGTGAAGCACACCAACAAGGTGACGGGCTTCGTGGGCGGGGCCAAGAACCGCCCGGCGCCGATCTCGGAAGAGGACGTGCAGAAGATCGTCAGCCAGATGCAGGAAGGCACCGACAAGCCGCGCCACAAGGTAGAGTTCGTGGTGGGCGAGTT encodes:
- the secE gene encoding preprotein translocase subunit SecE, translating into MATSQVETVSTGADKAKLAVAVVLVIAALVAFYLLGKQGPVAQWGALLVGLGAAVVVFVTAEPGKEFVAFGRDAWREVKKVVWPTRKEAIQMTAYVFAFVVVMALFLWLTDKTLEWLFYDVILGWKK
- the nusG gene encoding transcription termination/antitermination protein NusG, coding for MSEVETSAVDSVPGTPANPDLRWYVVHAYSGMEKAVERNIIERINRAGMQHKFGRIMVPTEEVVEMKNGQRKTTERRFFPGYVLVEMVMDDETWHLVKHTNKVTGFVGGAKNRPAPISEEDVQKIVSQMQEGTDKPRHKVEFVVGEFVRVKEGPFTDFNGTVEEVNYEKSKVRVSVTIFGRATPVELEFSQVEKT